From the Streptomyces sp. NBC_01216 genome, the window GGGTGGGGACGGCGCGGCCGCCCCCCGGCGCGTCACGTCCGCAGGACCTGAAGGACGTGCAGGTCCGGCGCGCGGGGCCGCGCGCCGGTGCGGGACGCCCGGCCGGCCGCGTGGGCGGGACCGGCCGAGGGGTGGCGGCCCTCCGTGTACGGCGTGGCGTCGAGCGGCGGGGCGGTGAGCACCGCGGGGCCGAGCGCGGGGAAGAGCGCGCAGTCGCCTGGGGCGTACGGGCAGACGTACGCGGTCGAGGGGTAGGCGAGGGCGCCGGACTCGTCCGTTCCGGTGCCGGTGCGCGGCACGTGCGCCCGATCGGCCGTGTCGTGTCCCGGACCGTCGCCCAGACAGACGAAGAGCGCGACGAGGAGCGTCGCCACGGCACTCAGCAGTGCCACGGGACGCGCGCGCCGGTTCAGGCGGTGGAGTGGAGGGCCCCCCATGGGCCGAGATCGTAGTGGCCGGCGCGCCGGATGGGGACGGCCGGGTGGAAGGTGGAGGGGAACAGGCGCACGAAACCGGCCTGTCCCCCGTTACCTGTGTCACACGCGAACAGGCACTATGGGTGTGCAACGTGCGCGAAACCATGTGGTGGGATGCTCAGGTGCCCCCCGATGTGCCCAAGGCGGTGGGAACAGGCGGCCTGACCAGCAAAGATGGGTATGGAAATGGACAAGCAGCAGGAATTCGTGCTCCGCACGCTCGAGGAGCGCGACATCCGGTTCGTGCGCCTGTGGTTCACCGATGTCCTCGGCTTCCTGAAGTCGGTGGCCGTGGCGCCCGCCGAGCTTGAGCAGGCGTTCGACGAAGGCATCGGCTTCGACGGGTCCGCCATCGAGGGCTTCGCCCGTGTATACGAATCCGACATGATCGCCAAGCCGGATCCGGGCACCTTCCAGATCCTTCCCTGGCGCGCGGAGGCCCCCGGGACGGCCCGGATGTTCTGCGACATCCTGATGCCTGACGGATCGCCGTCCTTCGCCGACCCCCGTTTCGTGCTGAAGCGGATGCTGGCCAAGACCTCCGATCTGGGTTTCACCTTCTACACCCACCCCGAGATCGAGTTCTTCCTGCTGAAGGACAAGCCGCTCGACGGCTCCAGCCCCACACCCGCCGACAACTCCGGCTACTTCGACCACACGCCGCAGAACGTGGGCATGGACTTCCGCCGCCAGGCGATCACCATGCTGGAGTCGATGGGCATCTCGGTGGAGTTCTCGCACCACGAGGGCGCGCCGGGCCAGCAGGAGATCGACCTGCGCTACGCGGACGCGCTGTCCACCGCCGACAACATCATGACCTTCCGCCTGGTCATGAAGCAGGTCGCGCTGGAGCAGGGCGTGCAGGCGACGTTCATGCCCAAGCCGTTCTCGCAGTACCCGGGTTCGGGCATGCACACCCACCTCTCCCTCTTCGAGGGCGACCGCAACGCCTTCTACGAGTCGGGCGCGGAGTACCAGCTCTCCAAGGTCGGCCGCTCCTTCATCGCGGGCCTGCTCAAGCACGCCGCCGAGATCTCGGCCGTCACCAACCAGTGGGTCAACTCCTACAAGCGCATCTGGGGCGGCTCCGCCCGCAGCGCGGGCGCGGGCGGCGAGGCCCCCTCGTACATCTGCTGGGGCCACAACAACCGCTCGGCACTCATCCGCGTCCCGATGTACAAGCCCGGCAAGACCGGCTCCGCCCGCGTCGAGGTCCGCTCGATCGACTCCGGCGCGAACCCGTACCTGACCTACGCGGTGCTGCTCGCGGCCGGCCTGAAGGGCATCGAGGAGGGCTACGAACTCCCGGCGGGCGCGGACGACGACGTCTGGGCCCTCTCCGACGCCGAACGCCGCGCGATGGGCATCGAACCGCTGCCGCAGAACCTGGGCGAGGCGATCTCCCTCATGGAGCGGAGCGAACTCGTCGCCGAGACGCTGGGCGAGCACGTCTTCGACTTCTTCCTGCGCAACAAGAAGCAGGAGTGGGAGGAGTACCGCTCCGAGGTCACCGCCTTCGAGCTGCGGAAGAACCTGCCGGTGCTGTAAGGGCGGGCCGGGCGCCCGAGCGGCCCCGGACGACGTTCCGGGCCGGCGGCATACGGCCACCGGCCTGGAATTCCCAGGTGCCCTGGGCCTTTCGTGGCGCGCCGGGAAGCCTTCGTTCCCGGCCCTGGGCGCCCCTTCGGTACGGGGCCCTCCGTCCCGGCCGCACGTCCTTCCCGCGGGTGCGTTCTTCCCGCCACGCGCGACCGGGTGGCGCGGGCGGCACCGTTGACCGGGCCCGGGGGCTGCCGGACACTTCCCCGGTGAAGACCGACGAGGGCCGTGCGCCCCTCAGGACCGAGCGACTGCTGCTGCGCCTTCTGACGCCCGCCGAGGCGGAGCGGATCGTCAACGGGACCCCCGGTGCCGAGGACCGGTGGGGGAGGGGTTATCCGTCGGACGGGGATGTGGCCGGGGCCGCCGGATTCCTGCGGATGCGGGCGGAGCACGGCGATCCCGGGGTGTTCGGGGCCTACGAGATACGGCGGCGCGCGGACGGGGAGGCCGTCGGAGGGATCGGTTTCCACGGACCGCCCGACTCCGAGCGGTTCGTGACGGTGGGCTACGGACTGAGCGTTCCGGCCCGGGGCCGGGGCTTCGCACGCGAGGCGCTGGGCGCCCTGGTCCGGTTCGCCCGCGAGGCCGGTGTCGCCGGAGTGAAGGGCGACGCCGACCTCGACAACATCCCCTCGCGGCGGGTGATGGAGGCCGCCGGAATGTCGTGCGTGGGGGAGGACGAGCGGGTCCGGTACTACCGCCTCGCGTTCACTCCCGGCGGGTAGCCCCACCGGAGGCGCCCGGATGGCGTCCCGTGGATAGAGCGGCGGACTCAGCGCTCCGACAGCTCCGAGGGCGCTTCCTGGACCACCCAGCTGTTGCCGTCGGGGTCCTCGAAGGACATGAACGAGTTCCAGGTGTCGCCCTTGCCCTCCTCCCAGCCCGTCGCACCCACGTGGCGGATCGGGGAGACGTCCACGCCTCGGTCGAGGAGTTCGGCGCGCGCGGCCTCGATGTCCGTGACACACAGTTGGAGGCCGTGGAGGCCGCCCGGCGCGGTGCTCTTCGCACCCGGGACCTCGGGCATCCCGGACAGCATCGCGATCGAACAGCGCGAGCCCGGCGGGGTCGCCTGCACGATCCGCATCCCGGGTGCCACCTCGTCGTCGAGATCGATCTTGAAGCCGCACTTGTCGCCGTAGAAATCCTTGGCCCGGTCCATGTCGGTGACGGGCACGGGGACGACTTCCAGCGTCCAGTTCATCGGGAATCTCCTCAGAAACGCCAGCGGGTCTGGCCGAACCGCACGCCCTCGGTGCGGCCCGGCGCGCAGGGGGCGCCGCGTTCCCGCCGGGGGCCGTTCCACCGTCGCGCACGGACCCGCCGTCGCGCACCTCGAAACGCCCCGGCCGGGCCGAAAACGCTCCATCCGGTGAACATCCGGACCCCGCGCCGCCCGCTCCCGGGAGGACCCCGGCATCCGCTCCGGATAGGCTCGATCGAGGTACACCGACGGCGGAGGGAGCGGCGGAGATGACGGTGCCGGGGCGCAGGAGCAGTACCTTCACACGGCTGCTGCGGCACGGGTTCACCGATCCGTCAGGGGCCGAACGGCTGCTGGACCTGCCCGAACTGGCCGCCCTGCGCGGCGACCCGGTACTCCTCGACGCGCTCGGCGCCACCGCGGACCCCGATCTCGCCCTGCGCGGCCTCGTCCGGATCGTCGAGGCCCAGCCCGACGAGGAGCGCCAGACGCTGACCTCCACGCTGCTCGCGGCCAAGCCGTTCCGGGACCGGCTCCTCGGCGTCCTCGGGACCTCCGAGGCCCTCGGCGACCACCTGGCCCGGCACCCCCACGACTGGCAGGCCCTGGTCACCTACGAGGCGTCCGACCTGCACCCCGGCGTCGCCGAGTTCGAACAGGACCTCGCCGAGGCGACCGATCCGGTCACGCTCCGGATCGCGTACCGGCGCTGTCTCCTGGCGATAGCGGCCCGCGACGTCTGCGGCACCACCGACGTCGCCCAGACCGCCGCGGAACTGGCCGATCTCGCCACCGCGACCCTGCGCGCCGCCCTCGCGATCGCCCGCACCGCGGCCCCCGCCGACGCGGGCCTGTGCCGGCTCGCCGTCATCGCGATGGGCAAGTGCGGCGGCCACGAGCTCAATTACGTGTCCGACGTCGACGTGATCTTCGTGGGCGAGCCCGTCGAGGGCGCCGACGAGGGTCAGGCGCTCCAGGCCGCGACCCGGCTCGCCTCCCACCTCATGAGGATCTGTTCCGAGACCACCGTCGAAGGCACCATCTGGCCCGTCGACGCCAACCTGCGCCCCGAGGGCCGCAACGGGCCGCTGGTGCGCACGCTCACCTCACATCTCGCCTACTACCAGCGCTGGGCCAAGACCTGGGAGTTCCAGGCCCTGCTCAAGGCCCGCCCCGTGGCCGGTGACCCGGAACTGGGCGCCGAGTACGTCGACGCCGTGTCCCCACTGGTCTGGCAGGCCGCCGAGCGGGAGAACTTCGTCGCCGACGTGCAGAAGATGCGCCGGCGGGTCGTCGACAACATTCCGGCCGCCCAGGTCGAACGCGAACTGAAGCTCGGCCCCGGCGGCCTCCGGGACGTCGAGTTCGCCGTGCAGCTCCTCCAGTTGGTGCACGGCCGGGGCGATGCCACGCTGCACAGCGGCACCACCCTGGACGCCCTCCGGGCGCTCGCGGCCGGCGGCTACGTCGGCCGCGCCGACGCCGCCCAGCTCGACGAGGCGTACCGCTTCCTGCGCGCCATGGAGCACCGCATCCAGCTGCACCGGCTGCGGCGGACCCATCTCGTGCCCGAGGGCGACGCGGACCTGCGCCGCCTCGGCCGTTCGCTCGGCCTGCGCACGGACCCGGTCGCCGAACTCAACAAGGAGTGGAAACGGCACGCCTCGGTCGTCCGGCGGCTGCACGAGAAGCTCTTCTACCGGCCGCTGCTGGACGCCGTCGCGCAGCTCACCCCAGGCGAGACCCGGCTCAGCCCCAAGGCCGCGGGCCAGCGCCTCGAGGCGCTCGGCTACGCCGATCCCGTCTCCGCCCTGCGGCACCTGGAGGCGCTGGCCTCGGGCGTGACCCGCAAGGCCGCGATCCAGCGGACGCTGCTGCCCGTGCTGCTCGGCTGGTTCGCCGACTCCGCAGACCCGGACGCCGGCCTGCTGGGCTTCCGAAAGGTCTCCGACGCGCTCGGGAAGACCCCCTGGTACCTGCGCCTGCTGCGCGACGAGGGGGCGGCGGCGGAGAACCTGGCCCGGGTCCTGTCCGCCGGGCGGCTCGCCCCCGACCTGCTGTTGCGCGCCCCGGAGGCGGTGGCGATCCTGGGCGCCCCGGAGGGCCTGAAGACGCGGGGCCGCGAGCATCTGGAGCAGGAGGTGCTGGCGGCGGTCGGCCGCGCCGACGGCGCCGAGCAGGGGGTGGCGGCGGCGCGCGGCGTGCGGCGCCGCGAGCTGTTCCGTACGGCCGCGGCCGACCTCATCGGTTCGTACGGGACCGAGGACAGCCCCCGCGAGCCCGATCCCGGCGCGCTCGTCGACCGGGTCGGCCGGGCCGTGACCGATCTCAACGCCGCCACGATCGCGGGCGCGCTCCGGGCGGCGGTCCGCGCCGAGTGGGGAGACACGCTGCCGACGCGGTTCGCGGTCATCGGCATGGGCCGCTTCGGCGGTCACGAGCTGGGCTACGGCTCCGACGCCGACGTCCTGTTCGTGCACGAGCCGCGCGAGGGCGTCGACGACCAGGAGGCGGCCCGGGCCGCGAACCGCGTGGTGACCGAGATGAGGCGCCTCCTGCAGGTGCCGACGGCCGACCCGCCGCTGCTCATCGACGCGGACCTGCGGCCGGAGGGCAAGAGCGGTCCGCTGGTCCGCACGTTGAAGTCGTACGAGGCCTACTACCGTCGCTGGTCACTGGTGTGGGAGAGCCAGGCGCTGCTGCGCGCCGAGCCGATGGCCGGCGACATGGACCTGGGGCGGCGGTTCGTCGAGCTGATCGATCCGCTGCGGTATCCGGCCGAGGGCCTGGGGGAGGACGCGATCCGCGAGATCCGCCGTCTCAAGGCACGGATGGAGACCGAGCGGCTGCCACGCGGCGCCGATCCCACCCTCCACGCGAAACTCGGCCGGGGCGGGCTGAGTGACGTCGAGTGGACGGTCCAGCTCCTCCAGATGTGCCACGGCTGGGCCGAGCCGGGCCTGCGCACCACCCGGACCCGGGAGGCGCTGGCCGCCGCCCACGCGGCGGGGCTGATTCCCGTGGACGAGGCCCAGATCCTGGACGAGGCGTGGGTCCTGGCGACCCGGGTCCGCAACGCCGTGATGCTGGTGCGCGGCCGGCCGGGGGACACCTTCCCCTCCGACGGGCGGGAGCTGGGCGCGGTCGGCCGCTACCTGGGCTACGAGTCCGGGCACGTGGGCGAGATGGTGGACGACTACCGGCGCATCACCC encodes:
- the glnA gene encoding type I glutamate--ammonia ligase, encoding MDKQQEFVLRTLEERDIRFVRLWFTDVLGFLKSVAVAPAELEQAFDEGIGFDGSAIEGFARVYESDMIAKPDPGTFQILPWRAEAPGTARMFCDILMPDGSPSFADPRFVLKRMLAKTSDLGFTFYTHPEIEFFLLKDKPLDGSSPTPADNSGYFDHTPQNVGMDFRRQAITMLESMGISVEFSHHEGAPGQQEIDLRYADALSTADNIMTFRLVMKQVALEQGVQATFMPKPFSQYPGSGMHTHLSLFEGDRNAFYESGAEYQLSKVGRSFIAGLLKHAAEISAVTNQWVNSYKRIWGGSARSAGAGGEAPSYICWGHNNRSALIRVPMYKPGKTGSARVEVRSIDSGANPYLTYAVLLAAGLKGIEEGYELPAGADDDVWALSDAERRAMGIEPLPQNLGEAISLMERSELVAETLGEHVFDFFLRNKKQEWEEYRSEVTAFELRKNLPVL
- a CDS encoding GNAT family N-acetyltransferase — protein: MKTDEGRAPLRTERLLLRLLTPAEAERIVNGTPGAEDRWGRGYPSDGDVAGAAGFLRMRAEHGDPGVFGAYEIRRRADGEAVGGIGFHGPPDSERFVTVGYGLSVPARGRGFAREALGALVRFAREAGVAGVKGDADLDNIPSRRVMEAAGMSCVGEDERVRYYRLAFTPGG
- a CDS encoding VOC family protein, giving the protein MNWTLEVVPVPVTDMDRAKDFYGDKCGFKIDLDDEVAPGMRIVQATPPGSRCSIAMLSGMPEVPGAKSTAPGGLHGLQLCVTDIEAARAELLDRGVDVSPIRHVGATGWEEGKGDTWNSFMSFEDPDGNSWVVQEAPSELSER
- a CDS encoding bifunctional [glutamine synthetase] adenylyltransferase/[glutamine synthetase]-adenylyl-L-tyrosine phosphorylase; its protein translation is MTVPGRRSSTFTRLLRHGFTDPSGAERLLDLPELAALRGDPVLLDALGATADPDLALRGLVRIVEAQPDEERQTLTSTLLAAKPFRDRLLGVLGTSEALGDHLARHPHDWQALVTYEASDLHPGVAEFEQDLAEATDPVTLRIAYRRCLLAIAARDVCGTTDVAQTAAELADLATATLRAALAIARTAAPADAGLCRLAVIAMGKCGGHELNYVSDVDVIFVGEPVEGADEGQALQAATRLASHLMRICSETTVEGTIWPVDANLRPEGRNGPLVRTLTSHLAYYQRWAKTWEFQALLKARPVAGDPELGAEYVDAVSPLVWQAAERENFVADVQKMRRRVVDNIPAAQVERELKLGPGGLRDVEFAVQLLQLVHGRGDATLHSGTTLDALRALAAGGYVGRADAAQLDEAYRFLRAMEHRIQLHRLRRTHLVPEGDADLRRLGRSLGLRTDPVAELNKEWKRHASVVRRLHEKLFYRPLLDAVAQLTPGETRLSPKAAGQRLEALGYADPVSALRHLEALASGVTRKAAIQRTLLPVLLGWFADSADPDAGLLGFRKVSDALGKTPWYLRLLRDEGAAAENLARVLSAGRLAPDLLLRAPEAVAILGAPEGLKTRGREHLEQEVLAAVGRADGAEQGVAAARGVRRRELFRTAAADLIGSYGTEDSPREPDPGALVDRVGRAVTDLNAATIAGALRAAVRAEWGDTLPTRFAVIGMGRFGGHELGYGSDADVLFVHEPREGVDDQEAARAANRVVTEMRRLLQVPTADPPLLIDADLRPEGKSGPLVRTLKSYEAYYRRWSLVWESQALLRAEPMAGDMDLGRRFVELIDPLRYPAEGLGEDAIREIRRLKARMETERLPRGADPTLHAKLGRGGLSDVEWTVQLLQMCHGWAEPGLRTTRTREALAAAHAAGLIPVDEAQILDEAWVLATRVRNAVMLVRGRPGDTFPSDGRELGAVGRYLGYESGHVGEMVDDYRRITRRARAVVEERFYGA